One window of Perca flavescens isolate YP-PL-M2 chromosome 15, PFLA_1.0, whole genome shotgun sequence genomic DNA carries:
- the LOC114570000 gene encoding phosphatidylinositol N-acetylglucosaminyltransferase subunit Y-like translates to MLSLSVMVGLVPIVSLFGLFYSAAVDENFPQGCTSSSSVCFYSLLLPITIPVYVFFHLWSWMGIKLFRHN, encoded by the coding sequence ATGTTGTCCCTGTCCGTGATGGTGGGCCTGGTCCCAATAGTGTCGCTCTTCGGTCTGTTCTACTCGGCTGCAGTGGACGAGAACTTCCCTCAGGGCTGCACAAGCAGTAGCAGCGTGTGTTTCTACAGCCTGTTGCTGCCCATCACCATCCCCGTCTACGtcttcttccacctctggagCTGGATGGGGATCAAGCTTTTCAGACATAACTAG
- the LOC114569998 gene encoding protein preY, mitochondrial-like, with protein sequence MFRNVFGRLLTEPIRVHSYVKNAPLIQRGTPASVPARSFSDVKDEVQQPFDTSLLEFLVCPLSKKPLRYEAETGELINEELGIVYPIVNGIPNMIPQEARLLQKDADASTSPTQE encoded by the coding sequence ATGTTTCGGAATGTTTTCGGTAGATTGTTAACGGAACCGATCCGTGTGCACAGCTATGTGAAGAATGCACCTTTGATACAGAGGGGAACGCCCGCCTCTGTCCCGGCCAGGAGCTTCTCGGACGTGAAGGACGAAGTGCAGCAGCCCTTTGACACCTCCCTGCTTGAGTTCCTGGTATGTCCGCTGTCCAAGAAGCCGCTGAGATACGAGGCTGAGACCGGCGAGCTCATCAACGAGGAGCTTGGCATCGTCTATCCCATAGTTAACGGCATCCCCAACATGATCCCCCAGGAAGCCAGACTCCTGCAGAAAGACGCAGACGCCTCAACCTCGCCGACAcaggagtaa
- the pex12 gene encoding peroxisome assembly protein 12 → MAEAGAHLTSAAGKEQPSIFELLAQESLMEAVRPALRHGVKVLAESNPSRFGFPWRRFDELYLLLDLLLQNHFLSHCSASFSENFYGLKRVSGGRGPPGRLGLPGKSHWRSLLLLCLVPYLRAKLEAKLARQRDEEDFSIRLAQSRSQRLYRAAVAAYPYVSSAWQAWLFGQQLLFVFGVARTHNPLLWLARVRLARLNVQDIRDMELKSSETGNPAEGSLARRAWWLMSQAARGAAVSLSNSLSLGVFFLQFLEWWYSSDNQSTVKALTSLPAPPPPLHLQQDPPPGADGRNCPLCRRLRTNATVLSTSGFVFCYRCIYVYVKANRRCPVSGYPTEPQHLIKIYSPES, encoded by the exons ATGGCAGAGGCCGGAGCCCATCTGACCTCCGCCGCTGGGAAGGAGCAGCCGTCCATCTTTGAGCTCCTGGCACAGGAGTCTCTGATGGAGGCGGTCCGCCCGGCACTGAGACACGGCGTCAAG GTGCTGGCAGAGTCCAACCCGTCCCGTTTCGGGTTCCCGTGGCGACGCTTCGATGAGCTCTACCTGCTGCTGGACCTCCTCCTCCAGAACCACTTCCTGTCTCACTGCAGCGCCTCCTTCTCGGAGAACTTCTATGGCCTGAAGAGAGTTTCGGGAGGCCGAGGTCCTCCCGGTCGCCTGGGGCTGCCCGGTAAGTCCCACTGGCgctctcttcttctcctgtgCCTGGTGCCGTACCTGCGGGCCAAGCTGGAGGCCAAGCTGGCGAGACAGAGGGACGAGGAGGACTTCTCCATCCGGCTGGCGCAGAGCCGGAGCCAGAGGCTGTACCGGGCGGCCGTGGCCGCGTACCCGTACGTCAGCTCGGCCTGGCAGGCCTGGCTCTTCGGCCAGCAGCTGCTCTTTGTCTTTGGAGTCGCCAGGACCCACAATCCCCTGCTGTGGCTGGCCAGGGTCAGACTGGCACGACTCAACGTTCAAGATATCAGAGACATGGAGCTGAAGAGCAGCGAAACTGGCAACCCAGCTGAGGGAAG CCTGGCGCGGAGAGCGTGGTGGTTGATGTCCCAGGCGGCGCGGGGCGCGGCCGTGTCCCTCTCCAACTCCCTCTCGCTGGGCGTCTTCTTCCTGCAGTTCCTGGAGTGGTGGTACTCGTCAGACAACCAGAGCACCGTGAAGGCCCTCACCTCGCTGCCGGCTCCGCCGCCACCCCTCCACCTGCAGCAGGACCCTCCGCCCGGCGCCGACGGCAGGAACTGTCCGCTGTGCCGGAGGCTTCGCACCAACGCCACGGTGCTGTCCACCTCGGGCTTCGTCTTCTGTTACCGCTGCATCTACGTGTACGTGAAAGCCAACCGCCGCTGCCCGGTTAGCGGCTATCCCACCGAGCCGCAACACCTCATCAAGATCTACTCACCTGAGAGCTAG